Proteins encoded by one window of Pseudonocardia alni:
- a CDS encoding glycosyltransferase family 2 protein, whose protein sequence is MIVPTRNEARNLEVVLPAVAAVRPAVYEVIVVDGDSRDGTVETARRVLPGVRIVRQTRKGKGNAMACGFAAATGDVVVMFDADGSADPQEIPRFVAALVEGADFAKGSRFTKGGGSDDITLLRKGGNAGLNLIANTLFGTRYSDLCYGYNAFWADILPLLELPAVDMPPHPDGGMYWGDGFEIETVLNCRVAAAGLSITEVPSVEKERMFGETNLRTFADGTRVLRTLAAERRRAGRDDRPAGPGTAGPGPAAVVPPAGHPAVPATPATAPVPPAVPDRAVPAAQPQRPAPRPHADAPPQRPQQQPSRPAPQPQPGAGRPAPQQPAPSPVAREQRPVGSERDGSARPERTGVRYAWGEEAS, encoded by the coding sequence GTGATCGTGCCGACCCGCAACGAGGCACGGAACCTCGAGGTGGTCCTGCCGGCCGTCGCGGCCGTGCGTCCCGCCGTGTACGAGGTGATCGTCGTCGACGGCGACTCCCGGGACGGCACCGTCGAGACCGCACGCCGTGTCCTGCCCGGCGTCCGGATCGTCCGCCAGACCCGCAAGGGCAAGGGCAACGCGATGGCCTGCGGTTTCGCCGCGGCCACCGGCGACGTCGTCGTCATGTTCGACGCGGACGGCTCGGCCGACCCGCAGGAGATCCCGCGCTTCGTCGCCGCGCTCGTCGAGGGCGCCGACTTCGCGAAGGGCAGCCGGTTCACCAAGGGGGGCGGCAGCGACGACATCACGTTGCTCCGCAAGGGTGGCAACGCCGGTCTGAACCTGATCGCGAACACGCTGTTCGGGACCCGCTACAGCGACCTCTGCTACGGCTACAACGCCTTCTGGGCCGACATCCTGCCGCTGCTGGAGCTGCCCGCGGTCGACATGCCGCCGCACCCGGACGGCGGGATGTACTGGGGCGACGGGTTCGAGATCGAGACGGTCCTGAACTGCCGCGTCGCCGCCGCCGGTCTGTCGATCACCGAGGTCCCCTCGGTGGAGAAGGAGCGGATGTTCGGCGAGACGAACCTGCGCACCTTCGCCGACGGCACCCGCGTCCTGCGGACCCTCGCCGCCGAGCGGCGGCGGGCCGGTCGCGACGACCGGCCCGCTGGCCCCGGCACAGCCGGCCCCGGCCCCGCCGCGGTCGTCCCGCCCGCCGGGCACCCGGCGGTGCCCGCCACCCCGGCCACGGCGCCGGTGCCGCCCGCGGTGCCCGACCGTGCCGTCCCGGCGGCGCAGCCGCAGCGTCCGGCCCCGCGGCCGCACGCCGACGCACCTCCGCAGCGCCCGCAGCAGCAACCGTCGCGTCCGGCCCCGCAGCCGCAGCCCGGTGCGGGCCGGCCCGCCCCGCAGCAGCCGGCCCCGTCGCCGGTCGCCCGCGAGCAGCGCCCCGTCGGCTCCGAGCGCGACGGGTCCGCCCGTCCCGAGCGGACCGGTGTGCGGTACGCATGGGGGGAAGAGGCGTCCTGA
- a CDS encoding lipopolysaccharide biosynthesis protein: MRPVGPARPRPAAGTAGPGPVPGPQAAGVDPDAPTQRLAAAHARAHSRRNAEQHTEYLPPLVGLRGPGENPPTPPPTPPPGPGGGDGGGEDGEQVPDRNGGIGDGIALTLCSGFGSVAGLLGVLIATRIMPQAEVGRASEFVSAFQLIGGVAQLNLGLALLRWLPGAGRRSVRLTFGSLLLIMPLSGLIGLIYGTLVPRVAEAAGGGSFGWGLVVLVLTCAGWCVFVVHDFVMVAIGRPWVAVWRNGTFAVTRIVLLLALGSTLASEALVLSWAIPVVLWIAAGTVLLWFMVRRFARAGGPGTLPSRPEMIAFLAPTALAQCGNALLYNQVPLFANFRMGNEIGAVFFICWQAVTVIDLAATFFTNSLTVQTAREPHRAEEFARVARRRMLLLFVPALGLGAALGYPVLSLLGEGYAPGAPALAVLMGGLFFRLIVVFELARRQADGDGMGYAKIQLLNTGLVVVFAGLVPLPDPGTASVSMTMLPVVLGYVGAQILCALALRFVPAWNRRSTPEVKS; the protein is encoded by the coding sequence GTGAGGCCGGTCGGGCCGGCGCGTCCCCGCCCCGCCGCGGGTACGGCCGGTCCCGGCCCCGTCCCCGGACCGCAGGCGGCGGGCGTCGACCCGGACGCCCCGACCCAGCGTCTCGCCGCCGCCCACGCCCGGGCGCACTCGCGCCGCAACGCCGAGCAGCACACCGAGTACCTCCCGCCGCTGGTCGGGCTGCGCGGGCCCGGCGAGAACCCGCCGACCCCACCGCCCACCCCACCGCCCGGACCGGGCGGCGGAGACGGCGGCGGTGAGGACGGCGAGCAGGTCCCGGACCGCAACGGCGGCATCGGCGACGGCATCGCCCTGACCCTGTGCTCGGGCTTCGGCTCGGTCGCCGGGCTGCTCGGCGTGCTGATCGCGACCCGGATCATGCCGCAGGCCGAGGTCGGCCGGGCCTCGGAGTTCGTGTCGGCCTTCCAGCTGATCGGCGGCGTCGCCCAGCTGAACCTGGGGCTGGCGTTGCTGCGCTGGCTCCCCGGGGCCGGCCGCAGGTCGGTCCGGCTCACGTTCGGCTCGCTGCTGCTGATCATGCCGCTGTCCGGGCTGATCGGCCTGATCTACGGCACGCTCGTGCCCCGGGTCGCGGAGGCCGCGGGTGGCGGATCGTTCGGCTGGGGCCTGGTCGTCCTGGTCCTGACCTGCGCCGGCTGGTGCGTGTTCGTCGTCCACGACTTCGTCATGGTCGCCATCGGGCGGCCGTGGGTGGCGGTGTGGCGCAACGGCACCTTCGCCGTGACCCGGATCGTGTTGCTGCTGGCACTGGGCAGCACGCTCGCCTCCGAGGCGCTGGTGCTGTCCTGGGCGATCCCGGTCGTGCTGTGGATTGCCGCGGGCACCGTGCTGCTCTGGTTCATGGTGCGGCGCTTCGCCCGCGCCGGTGGGCCGGGCACGCTGCCGTCGCGCCCGGAGATGATCGCGTTCCTGGCGCCGACCGCGCTGGCGCAGTGCGGCAACGCGCTGCTCTACAACCAGGTCCCGCTGTTCGCGAACTTCCGGATGGGCAACGAGATCGGCGCGGTCTTCTTCATCTGCTGGCAGGCGGTGACCGTCATCGACCTGGCCGCGACGTTCTTCACCAACTCGCTGACCGTGCAGACCGCCCGGGAGCCGCACCGCGCCGAGGAGTTCGCCCGCGTCGCCCGGCGCCGGATGCTCCTGCTGTTCGTCCCCGCGCTCGGGCTCGGCGCGGCACTGGGCTACCCGGTGCTGTCGCTGCTCGGCGAGGGCTACGCGCCCGGCGCCCCGGCGCTGGCCGTGCTCATGGGCGGCCTGTTCTTCCGGCTGATCGTCGTGTTCGAGCTCGCCCGCCGCCAGGCCGACGGCGACGGGATGGGCTACGCGAAGATCCAGCTGCTCAACACCGGCCTGGTCGTGGTCTTCGCCGGTCTGGTCCCGCTGCCGGACCCCGGAACCGCATCGGTCAGCATGACCATGCTGCCGGTCGTCCTCGGCTACGTCGGCGCGCAGATCCTCTGCGCACTGGCACTCAGATTCGTCCCGGCGTGGAACCGCCGGAGCACACCGGAGGTGAAGTCGTGA
- a CDS encoding NAD-dependent succinate-semialdehyde dehydrogenase gives MTTNADERRVLDAVPTGLFIGGQWRKAENGATAKVEDPATGEVLTEVADASPADGMDALAAAHAAQPTIAAMAPRERSEILRRAYDLLHERIDDLALLMTLEMGKPFAEAKGEVVYASEFLRWFSEEAVRIDGGYQVAPNGQTRFLTIRQPVGVCVFVTPWNFPLAMGTRKIAPAVAAGCASVIKPAPQTPLTMLAFAQVLADAGLPDGALNVINATDAGAVMEPILRDGRARKMSFTGSTPVGKLLLSQASDKVMRSSLELGGNASFIVLDDADVDAAVEGAMIAKMRNMGEACTAANRFYVQRGVAEEFTAKLAERMGALKVGRGTEEGVNVGPLIDAKGLDKVTDLVADAVAAGASVAIGGRAQDGPGYFYPPTVLTDVPVNSRLNHEEIFGPVAPITVVDSADDALAAANATEFGLVNYVYTRDLNRALHIAENLESGMIGLNTGLVSNPAAPFGGVKESGLGREGGTVGIDEFLETKYVAIGYSG, from the coding sequence ATGACCACCAATGCTGACGAGCGCAGGGTGCTGGATGCCGTCCCCACCGGCCTGTTCATCGGCGGCCAATGGCGGAAGGCGGAGAACGGCGCGACCGCGAAGGTGGAGGACCCGGCCACCGGAGAGGTGCTGACCGAGGTCGCCGACGCCTCCCCCGCCGACGGCATGGACGCCCTCGCCGCCGCGCACGCCGCGCAGCCCACGATCGCCGCGATGGCGCCGCGGGAGCGCAGCGAGATCCTGCGCCGCGCCTACGACCTGCTCCACGAGCGGATCGACGACCTGGCCCTGCTCATGACCCTGGAGATGGGCAAGCCCTTCGCCGAGGCCAAGGGCGAGGTCGTCTACGCCTCGGAGTTCCTGCGCTGGTTCTCCGAGGAGGCCGTGCGCATCGACGGCGGCTACCAGGTCGCCCCGAACGGCCAGACCCGCTTCCTCACCATCCGCCAGCCCGTCGGGGTCTGCGTGTTCGTGACCCCGTGGAACTTCCCGCTGGCCATGGGCACCCGCAAGATCGCCCCGGCGGTCGCCGCCGGCTGTGCCTCGGTGATCAAGCCCGCGCCGCAGACGCCGCTGACCATGCTCGCGTTCGCGCAGGTGCTGGCCGACGCCGGCCTGCCCGACGGCGCCCTGAACGTCATCAACGCCACCGACGCCGGCGCGGTGATGGAGCCGATCCTGCGCGACGGCCGCGCCCGCAAGATGTCGTTCACCGGGTCCACCCCGGTCGGGAAGCTGCTGCTGTCCCAGGCCTCGGACAAGGTCATGCGCTCGTCGCTGGAGCTGGGCGGCAACGCCTCGTTCATCGTGCTCGACGACGCCGACGTCGACGCCGCCGTCGAGGGCGCCATGATCGCCAAGATGCGGAACATGGGCGAGGCCTGCACCGCCGCGAACCGGTTCTACGTCCAGCGCGGCGTCGCCGAGGAGTTCACCGCGAAGCTCGCCGAGCGGATGGGCGCGCTCAAGGTCGGCCGCGGCACCGAGGAGGGCGTGAACGTGGGCCCGCTCATCGACGCGAAGGGCCTGGACAAGGTCACCGACCTGGTCGCCGACGCCGTCGCCGCCGGTGCCTCGGTCGCGATCGGAGGGAGGGCCCAGGACGGGCCGGGCTACTTCTACCCGCCGACCGTGCTCACCGACGTGCCGGTGAACTCCCGGCTCAACCACGAGGAGATCTTCGGCCCGGTCGCGCCGATCACCGTCGTCGACAGCGCCGACGACGCACTGGCCGCGGCCAACGCGACCGAGTTCGGCCTGGTCAACTACGTGTACACGCGCGACCTGAACCGGGCGCTGCACATCGCCGAGAACCTCGAGAGCGGCATGATCGGGCTCAACACCGGTCTGGTGTCGAACCCGGCCGCCCCGTTCGGCGGCGTCAAGGAGTCCGGGCTGGGCCGCGAGGGCGGCACCGTCGGCATCGACGAGTTCCTGGAGACCAAGTACGTGGCCATCGGCTACAGCGGCTGA
- a CDS encoding acyl-CoA dehydrogenase family protein translates to MRPVAATSTPAAALPELVPDPVELPAGLADLRAEVRSFLDDERGAARWTPRADVWLSGWDESFSRRLGERGWLGMTIPTEYGGHGRTALERYVVTEELLAAGAPVAAHWIADRQIGPSLLRHGTEEQRRAFLPGIARGEVYFGIGMSEPDSGSDLASVRTRATRVDGGWRLSGTKVWTSGAHHAHAFFALVRTEPRDDAHRHAGLSQFLVELDSPGVEIRPIPLLTGAHHFNEVRFDDVFIPDARVFGELGNGWAQVTGELAFERSGPERFLSTYPLLASLVGELAGAGRADAGTRRRVGSLVSRLWTLRAMSLAVAGALESGRAPELAAALVKDLGTRYENEIVDAARLLVDIPPDPGAESGFARLLADAVLHAPGFTLRGGTNEVLRGIVARGMGLR, encoded by the coding sequence ATGAGGCCCGTGGCAGCGACATCGACACCGGCAGCGGCCCTGCCCGAGCTCGTGCCCGACCCGGTCGAGCTCCCCGCCGGGCTGGCGGACCTGCGGGCCGAGGTCCGTTCCTTCCTCGACGACGAGCGCGGCGCCGCCCGCTGGACCCCGCGTGCGGACGTGTGGCTCTCCGGCTGGGACGAGTCGTTCTCGCGGCGGCTGGGGGAGCGCGGCTGGCTCGGGATGACCATCCCCACCGAGTACGGCGGGCACGGCCGGACCGCGCTGGAGCGCTACGTCGTCACCGAGGAGCTGCTCGCCGCGGGCGCACCGGTGGCGGCGCACTGGATCGCCGACCGCCAGATCGGGCCGTCGCTGCTGCGCCACGGCACCGAGGAGCAGCGTCGCGCGTTCCTGCCCGGGATCGCCCGCGGCGAGGTGTACTTCGGCATCGGCATGTCCGAACCGGACTCGGGCTCCGACCTGGCGTCGGTGCGGACCCGGGCGACCCGCGTCGACGGCGGGTGGCGGCTGTCGGGCACCAAGGTGTGGACCTCCGGGGCGCACCACGCGCACGCGTTCTTCGCGCTGGTGCGCACCGAGCCGCGCGACGACGCGCACCGGCACGCGGGGCTGTCCCAGTTCCTGGTGGAGCTGGACTCGCCCGGGGTGGAGATCCGCCCGATCCCGTTGCTCACCGGGGCACACCACTTCAACGAGGTCCGCTTCGACGACGTGTTCATCCCCGACGCGCGGGTCTTCGGCGAGCTGGGGAACGGCTGGGCCCAGGTCACCGGCGAGCTCGCGTTCGAGCGCTCCGGACCGGAGCGGTTCCTGTCGACCTACCCGCTGCTGGCGTCGCTGGTCGGCGAGCTCGCCGGGGCGGGCCGTGCCGACGCCGGCACCCGTCGTCGCGTCGGGTCGCTGGTGTCGCGGCTGTGGACGCTGCGGGCCATGTCGCTGGCCGTCGCCGGGGCGCTGGAGTCCGGCCGGGCCCCCGAGCTGGCCGCGGCCCTGGTCAAGGACCTCGGTACCCGCTACGAGAACGAGATCGTCGACGCCGCCCGGCTGCTGGTCGACATCCCGCCGGACCCGGGTGCGGAGTCCGGGTTCGCCCGGCTGCTCGCCGACGCCGTGCTGCACGCGCCCGGGTTCACCCTGCGCGGCGGCACCAACGAGGTCCTGCGCGGCATCGTCGCGCGGGGGATGGGACTGCGCTGA
- a CDS encoding acyl-CoA dehydrogenase family protein, with translation MARNSDLADLAASILAAGSDDRDGTGLDTAAWKACAGAGLTSLTDPDTGGTLDDAAVLLEVAGADAARLPLAETDLLAGWLGRAAGLAAPDGPLAAVVTDATGGDRPAGTAGGTVTGSGGTTGTVSAALTRVPWGRSLAAVVVLDGDRVLVLDTGAAAVTEGANLAEEPRDGLTLDGVTPLATGSAPAGAAAELTLRAALARSLLLAGAARGALARSVAYAGERTQFGRPIGRFQAVQQMLAEAGAEVAAASAASAAATSTARRAGFAAPETAFAVAAAKARCSEAATAVARIAHQVHGAIGFTREHALRLVTTRLWAWRDEDGDEAFWNDRVGAAALDAGADGLWPLVTGRP, from the coding sequence ATGGCCCGCAACAGCGACCTGGCCGACCTGGCCGCCTCGATCCTCGCGGCCGGGTCCGACGACCGTGACGGGACCGGCCTGGACACGGCGGCCTGGAAGGCGTGCGCCGGGGCCGGGCTGACCTCGCTGACCGACCCGGACACCGGCGGCACCCTCGACGACGCCGCCGTGCTGCTGGAGGTCGCCGGCGCCGACGCGGCCCGCCTGCCGCTGGCCGAGACCGACCTGCTCGCCGGGTGGCTGGGCCGCGCCGCCGGGCTCGCCGCGCCGGACGGGCCGCTGGCCGCCGTCGTCACCGACGCGACCGGCGGGGACCGCCCGGCCGGGACCGCCGGGGGCACGGTGACCGGCAGCGGCGGCACGACCGGCACGGTGTCGGCGGCCCTGACCCGGGTGCCGTGGGGCCGTTCGCTGGCCGCGGTCGTCGTCCTCGACGGCGACCGGGTCCTCGTGCTCGACACGGGCGCGGCGGCGGTCACCGAGGGTGCCAACCTCGCCGAGGAGCCCCGCGACGGCCTCACCCTCGACGGGGTCACGCCGCTGGCCACCGGCTCCGCCCCCGCCGGGGCGGCGGCGGAGCTGACCCTGCGGGCGGCGCTGGCGCGGTCGCTGCTGCTCGCCGGCGCCGCCCGCGGCGCACTGGCCCGCTCGGTCGCCTACGCCGGGGAGCGCACCCAGTTCGGTCGTCCCATCGGCCGCTTCCAGGCCGTGCAGCAGATGCTCGCCGAGGCGGGCGCCGAGGTCGCGGCCGCCTCCGCCGCCTCCGCCGCCGCGACCTCGACCGCGCGGCGCGCGGGGTTCGCCGCCCCGGAGACGGCGTTCGCCGTCGCCGCGGCGAAGGCCCGCTGCTCGGAGGCGGCGACGGCCGTCGCGCGGATCGCCCACCAGGTGCACGGGGCCATCGGGTTCACCCGCGAGCACGCGTTGCGGCTGGTCACGACCCGGCTGTGGGCCTGGCGCGACGAGGACGGTGACGAGGCGTTCTGGAACGACCGGGTCGGGGCGGCCGCGCTGGACGCGGGCGCCGACGGGCTCTGGCCGTTGGTGACCGGGCGGCCCTGA
- a CDS encoding sigma-54-dependent Fis family transcriptional regulator: protein MTRRDEDTAVPALSAGQRLRIRRSRETLVDGGLLALPPGHAGVPPLIEQSWRRCIGEAVPTAPDRIGYADPGDDHTALRRAAAPVLERLVDSFADVPVAMVLSDATGRIVRRHVGVRRQRTLMDRASAVEGSDFSERSVGTNGIGTVLVERRPVLVRGPEHYNALLENLTCAGTPLVEPGTGRTVGSLSLACAVRDVHPLMAVMAADIGRQIEARLLDEAGEHRRRLVRAYLALERATTGALVVDADTVLADRHALAHAGPDLHALLWELLRDGGPDRPRRMRVPMPDGPHDAVVAPVEGTGGTAFSVRLAPRRAAPAVAAPATVRGAALHHDLEVDHRLREAVSHRETVAVTGPGGSGKLRTARRVLSRLGHDGAVVVEPHREREWWETARAALAAGRGLVLRRVHLSPGPRPELLRDLAATGVPFVLTADADPTDDTTPALLGQVATTVRLPALAAGREHLPALVETLLAELPPPASGSRLSGAALDRLRAWHWPGDLAELRTVVTAAARRAGGGPVDEADLPDRLRTARRELGLLEAAERDAVADALRAAGGNRTRAARTLGIGRNTLYRKLREFGVS from the coding sequence ATGACGCGTCGGGACGAGGACACGGCGGTGCCGGCCCTGTCGGCCGGGCAGCGCCTGCGCATCCGGCGCAGCCGCGAGACGCTCGTCGACGGGGGGCTGCTGGCGCTGCCGCCCGGCCACGCGGGCGTGCCGCCGCTGATCGAGCAGAGCTGGCGGCGCTGCATCGGGGAGGCGGTGCCGACGGCGCCGGACCGCATCGGCTACGCCGACCCCGGCGACGACCACACCGCGCTGCGCCGGGCCGCGGCGCCCGTGCTGGAGCGGCTCGTGGACAGCTTCGCCGACGTCCCGGTGGCCATGGTGCTGTCCGACGCGACCGGGCGCATCGTCCGCCGCCACGTCGGCGTCCGGCGCCAGCGCACGCTCATGGACCGGGCGAGCGCGGTGGAGGGCTCGGACTTCTCCGAGCGGTCGGTGGGCACCAACGGCATCGGCACGGTGCTGGTCGAACGACGCCCGGTCCTGGTCCGGGGCCCCGAGCACTACAACGCCCTCCTGGAGAACCTCACCTGCGCCGGCACCCCGCTGGTCGAGCCCGGGACCGGCCGGACGGTGGGCTCGCTCTCACTGGCCTGCGCGGTGCGTGACGTGCACCCGCTCATGGCGGTGATGGCCGCCGACATCGGCCGCCAGATCGAGGCCCGGCTGCTCGACGAGGCGGGCGAACACCGTCGCAGGCTGGTACGGGCCTACCTCGCGCTGGAGCGGGCCACGACCGGGGCGCTGGTCGTCGACGCCGACACCGTCCTGGCCGACCGGCACGCGCTGGCCCACGCCGGCCCGGACCTGCACGCCCTGCTGTGGGAGCTGCTGCGCGACGGGGGTCCGGACCGGCCACGCCGGATGCGGGTGCCGATGCCCGACGGCCCGCACGACGCGGTCGTCGCCCCGGTCGAGGGCACCGGGGGGACCGCGTTCAGCGTCCGGCTGGCGCCCCGCCGGGCGGCACCCGCGGTGGCGGCCCCGGCCACCGTCCGGGGAGCCGCGCTCCACCACGACCTGGAGGTCGACCACCGGCTCCGCGAGGCCGTCTCCCACCGGGAGACCGTCGCCGTGACCGGCCCCGGGGGCAGCGGGAAGCTGCGGACCGCCCGCCGCGTGCTGTCCCGCCTGGGCCACGACGGCGCCGTGGTCGTCGAGCCGCACCGGGAGCGCGAGTGGTGGGAGACGGCCCGCGCGGCGCTGGCCGCGGGTCGCGGGCTCGTCCTGCGGCGGGTGCACCTGTCACCGGGGCCGCGACCGGAGCTCCTGCGGGACCTGGCCGCGACCGGTGTCCCGTTCGTCCTCACCGCCGACGCCGACCCCACCGACGACACCACCCCCGCCCTCCTCGGCCAGGTCGCCACCACCGTCCGCCTCCCGGCGCTGGCGGCGGGCCGCGAGCACCTCCCGGCGCTGGTGGAGACGCTGCTCGCGGAGCTGCCCCCGCCCGCGTCGGGGTCCCGGCTGTCCGGCGCGGCCCTGGACCGGCTCCGGGCCTGGCACTGGCCCGGTGACCTGGCCGAGCTCCGCACCGTGGTCACGGCGGCGGCCCGCCGCGCCGGCGGCGGACCGGTCGACGAGGCCGACCTCCCCGACCGCCTGCGCACCGCCCGCCGGGAACTCGGTCTGCTGGAGGCCGCCGAACGCGACGCCGTGGCCGACGCCCTGCGTGCGGCGGGCGGGAACCGCACCCGGGCCGCCCGCACGCTCGGGATCGGGCGCAACACCCTGTACCGGAAGCTGCGCGAGTTCGGGGTGTCCTGA
- a CDS encoding alpha/beta hydrolase, protein MPTIDGHATAGAAPAVAPADRRRTAMTTAPPTRPTGASTESDALRALYADWSAVIAATPDLTTRLFRSIFDEWHQATREPEDVTYREESLGGVPGIWALPVGADPAQVLLYTHGGGFAVGSASSHRKLAGHVARAVGATAFVADYRRAPEHRHPAQVEDTVAVFEALLARGTAPADVTTIGDSAGGNLAVAAVLALRDAGRPLPGRVVAFSPWLDMENTGATLVTNAASDALVTVPLLEGMIAGVLGEGHVDRRAPLANPLHADLTGLPRLYVDAGGAEALLDDAVRLADRARAAGVDVTLSVVAGMQHVFPFLAGTAPEADEELAALAAWYRG, encoded by the coding sequence GTGCCCACCATCGACGGCCACGCCACCGCCGGCGCGGCGCCCGCCGTCGCTCCGGCCGACCGGAGGAGGACCGCGATGACGACGGCACCACCGACCCGCCCGACGGGTGCGTCCACGGAGTCCGACGCGCTGCGCGCGCTCTACGCCGACTGGTCCGCCGTCATCGCGGCGACCCCGGACCTGACCACGCGGCTGTTCCGCAGCATCTTCGACGAGTGGCACCAGGCCACCCGTGAACCCGAGGACGTGACCTACCGGGAGGAGTCCCTCGGGGGCGTCCCGGGGATCTGGGCGCTGCCGGTCGGGGCGGATCCCGCGCAGGTCCTGCTCTACACCCACGGCGGCGGGTTCGCCGTCGGCTCGGCGTCGAGCCATCGCAAGCTCGCGGGGCACGTCGCGCGGGCGGTCGGCGCCACGGCGTTCGTGGCGGACTACCGTCGCGCGCCGGAACACCGGCACCCGGCACAGGTGGAGGACACCGTCGCGGTGTTCGAGGCGCTGCTGGCCCGGGGGACCGCCCCCGCGGACGTGACGACCATCGGTGACTCCGCGGGCGGGAACCTGGCGGTCGCCGCCGTGCTCGCCCTGCGCGACGCGGGCCGACCGCTGCCGGGCCGGGTCGTCGCGTTCTCGCCGTGGCTGGACATGGAGAACACCGGCGCCACGCTCGTCACCAACGCCGCCTCGGACGCCCTGGTCACGGTGCCCCTGCTGGAGGGGATGATCGCCGGCGTCCTGGGGGAGGGGCACGTCGACCGGCGGGCACCGCTGGCGAACCCGTTGCACGCCGACCTCACCGGCCTCCCCCGGCTCTACGTCGACGCCGGGGGTGCCGAGGCGCTCCTCGACGACGCCGTCCGGCTCGCCGACCGGGCCCGGGCCGCCGGTGTCGACGTGACGCTGTCGGTCGTCGCGGGCATGCAGCACGTCTTCCCGTTCCTCGCCGGCACCGCGCCCGAGGCCGACGAGGAGCTCGCCGCCCTCGCCGCCTGGTACCGCGGCTGA
- a CDS encoding flavin-containing monooxygenase — protein sequence MTTSTTPDVDAVVVGAGFGGIYMLHTLRDRLGLSVRAFEKGDGVGGTWYFNRYPGAKSDTEGFVYRYSFDRDLLQEWNWSTRYLDQPDVLAYLEHVVDRYGLRRDITLGTEVTAAVYDEDAGLWRVRTSGGETVRCRYLVNALGLLARSNVPALPGLDTFAGRTVHTNAWPDDLDIAGRRVGVVGTGSTGAQFIVAAAPRAAHLTVFQRSPQYNVPSGNRPVTQDEVDRTKEHFPEIWDQVRGSVVAFGFEESAVEAMSVSAQERERVFQENWDAGNGFRFMFGTFCDIATDPEANAAAAAFIRRKISEIVVDPETARKLTPTDLYAKRPICNEGYYETFNRDDVELVSIRENPIAEVTPAGVRTADGVVHELDVVVLATGFDAVDGNYRAMDLRGRGGRHIDDHWTDGPSSYLGVSTAGFPNMFMILGPNGPFTNLPPSIEAQVEWIGELIGHAERSGIGTIEPTAEAERGWSRLCREIADATLFPKADSWIFGANIPGKPNAVMFYMAGHKAYRKELSTVARDGYRGFAMHGSGGSR from the coding sequence ATGACCACCTCCACCACCCCCGATGTCGACGCCGTCGTCGTCGGCGCCGGGTTCGGCGGCATCTACATGCTGCACACGCTGCGGGACCGGCTCGGCCTGAGCGTCCGCGCCTTCGAGAAGGGCGACGGCGTCGGCGGCACCTGGTACTTCAACCGGTACCCCGGCGCGAAGTCCGACACCGAGGGGTTCGTCTACCGCTACTCGTTCGACCGGGACCTGCTGCAGGAATGGAACTGGAGCACCCGCTACCTGGACCAGCCCGATGTCCTGGCCTACCTCGAGCACGTCGTCGACCGGTACGGGCTGCGCCGGGACATCACGCTGGGCACCGAGGTGACCGCCGCGGTCTACGACGAGGACGCCGGTCTCTGGCGGGTGCGCACCTCCGGCGGCGAGACGGTGCGCTGCCGCTACCTGGTCAACGCCCTGGGGTTGCTGGCCCGCAGCAACGTCCCCGCCCTCCCCGGGCTGGACACCTTCGCCGGGCGCACCGTCCACACCAACGCCTGGCCCGACGACCTCGACATCGCCGGGCGGCGGGTCGGCGTCGTCGGGACCGGCTCGACCGGCGCCCAGTTCATCGTCGCGGCGGCCCCGCGCGCGGCTCACCTCACCGTCTTCCAGCGCAGCCCGCAGTACAACGTGCCCTCCGGCAACCGACCGGTCACCCAGGACGAGGTCGACCGCACCAAGGAGCACTTCCCCGAGATCTGGGACCAGGTGCGCGGCTCGGTCGTGGCCTTCGGGTTCGAGGAGAGCGCCGTCGAGGCGATGAGCGTGTCCGCGCAGGAGCGCGAGCGCGTCTTCCAGGAGAACTGGGACGCCGGCAACGGGTTCCGGTTCATGTTCGGCACGTTCTGCGACATCGCGACCGATCCCGAGGCCAACGCCGCGGCCGCCGCGTTCATCCGGCGCAAGATCTCCGAGATCGTCGTGGACCCGGAGACCGCCCGGAAGCTCACACCGACCGACCTCTACGCCAAGCGCCCGATCTGCAACGAGGGGTACTACGAGACCTTCAACCGCGACGACGTCGAGCTGGTCTCGATCCGGGAGAACCCGATCGCCGAGGTCACCCCGGCCGGGGTGCGCACCGCCGACGGTGTCGTGCACGAGCTCGACGTGGTCGTCCTCGCGACCGGTTTCGACGCCGTCGACGGCAACTACCGGGCGATGGACCTGCGCGGCCGCGGGGGCCGCCACATCGACGACCACTGGACCGACGGGCCGTCGAGCTACCTCGGGGTGTCCACGGCGGGCTTCCCGAACATGTTCATGATCCTCGGGCCGAACGGGCCGTTCACCAACCTGCCGCCGAGCATCGAGGCCCAGGTCGAGTGGATCGGTGAGCTGATCGGGCACGCCGAGCGCAGCGGTATCGGCACGATCGAGCCGACGGCCGAGGCCGAGCGGGGCTGGTCCCGGCTCTGCCGGGAGATCGCCGACGCCACGCTGTTCCCGAAGGCCGACTCGTGGATCTTCGGGGCGAACATCCCCGGCAAGCCGAACGCGGTGATGTTCTACATGGCCGGGCACAAGGCCTACCGCAAGGAGCTGTCCACCGTGGCCCGCGACGGGTACCGCGGGTTCGCGATGCACGGCTCGGGAGGCTCCCGGTGA